From the Shewanella amazonensis SB2B genome, one window contains:
- a CDS encoding DUF6279 family lipoprotein — MKRALAVMGLALFLLAGCSTKMSYYFLDWAIEWELDDYVDLNRDQQKQFDAVLDEFIDWHRREELPRYVAQLESIKQQMQSGTLTPAAWAEEVNYAQSHWFRLFEHVFEGILPIVQSFSDEQVAGIIKQLREEEAKLVAEYAGKTQEELIADSDERLTERAEKWIGKLSDKQKAMIHASNTSRLSTLDMWLEYRHEWLRQFETALNQRADTALLRSRLQLLMTAPQTLKSEKHQQAVRENSENFGRLVMDIYRDLSDKQRKKLWHEYDALTKDLAELANEPD, encoded by the coding sequence ATGAAACGTGCTCTGGCAGTAATGGGTTTGGCGCTTTTTTTACTCGCGGGTTGTTCAACCAAGATGAGTTACTACTTCCTCGATTGGGCAATCGAGTGGGAGCTTGATGACTATGTTGATTTAAACCGCGACCAGCAGAAGCAATTTGATGCGGTGTTGGATGAGTTTATTGACTGGCATCGCCGTGAGGAGCTGCCCCGCTATGTGGCTCAGCTGGAAAGCATCAAGCAACAGATGCAATCCGGTACCTTAACGCCCGCCGCCTGGGCCGAAGAGGTCAACTACGCTCAGTCTCATTGGTTTCGGCTGTTTGAACATGTATTTGAAGGCATCTTGCCCATTGTCCAGAGTTTCTCAGACGAGCAGGTGGCCGGTATTATCAAACAGCTTCGTGAGGAAGAGGCCAAGCTGGTGGCCGAATATGCCGGTAAAACACAGGAAGAGTTGATTGCCGACTCGGATGAGCGGCTCACCGAGCGGGCCGAAAAGTGGATAGGCAAGTTGTCGGACAAGCAAAAAGCCATGATCCATGCGTCCAATACATCCAGGCTGTCGACTCTGGATATGTGGCTTGAATACCGTCACGAATGGCTCAGACAGTTTGAAACGGCCCTCAATCAAAGAGCTGATACCGCCTTGCTGCGCAGCAGACTGCAACTCCTCATGACAGCCCCGCAAACCCTGAAGTCAGAGAAACATCAGCAGGCGGTGCGCGAAAACAGCGAGAATTTTGGTCGTTTGGTGATGGACATTTATCGAGACTTGTCTGATAAGCAACGAAAGAAGCTTTGGCACGAATACGATGCTCTGACCAAGGATCTGGCTGAGCTTGCCAACGAACCTGATTAA
- a CDS encoding HvfX family Cu-binding RiPP maturation protein, whose product MAHFIHSLNLKARHLGEALAPLALRVYLAPVLMQAGYNKLSHFDDTAAWFGNPDWGLGLPFPELMTALAAGTEFFGAILLILGLFTRLISIPLMVTMLVAAFTVHWQNGWLAIADPSSWLANEQVMASAERLAKARSLLQEHGNYDWLTGSGNFVVLNNGIEFAITYFVMLLALFAMGGGRVTSLDWWLAKRIGRHNA is encoded by the coding sequence ATGGCGCATTTTATTCATTCTCTTAATCTGAAAGCCCGGCATCTTGGCGAGGCACTGGCACCACTGGCATTGAGGGTGTATTTGGCCCCTGTGCTGATGCAGGCAGGCTATAACAAACTAAGCCACTTTGACGACACGGCCGCCTGGTTCGGCAATCCGGACTGGGGCCTTGGTTTGCCATTCCCCGAGCTGATGACGGCACTTGCGGCAGGCACGGAGTTTTTTGGTGCTATCCTGCTGATATTGGGGCTCTTTACCCGACTTATCTCTATTCCGCTGATGGTTACCATGCTGGTGGCCGCATTCACAGTGCATTGGCAAAATGGATGGCTCGCCATTGCAGACCCTTCAAGCTGGCTTGCCAACGAACAGGTTATGGCGTCGGCCGAGCGGCTCGCCAAAGCCAGGAGTCTGCTGCAGGAACATGGCAACTACGATTGGCTAACCGGTAGTGGTAACTTTGTGGTACTCAATAACGGTATCGAATTTGCCATCACGTATTTCGTGATGCTGTTGGCGCTGTTTGCCATGGGGGGCGGCCGGGTGACCAGTCTGGACTGGTGGTTGGCAAAACGCATTGGCCGCCACAATGCGTGA
- a CDS encoding NAD(P)H nitroreductase produces MDALTLLLTRQSCPRLVDPAPNDTELKTILDAAIRVPDHGALSPFEFIIATGDGLDRLGSIFESAAREQGADDAFIAKAASMPKRAPMVVTIVAKCQEHPKVPVLEQQIAAGCAAMAMQQAAFALGLGGIWRTGDFAFDRAVHQALGLTEMDQIVGFLYLGTPAVDAPVKPGRDGMQYARYL; encoded by the coding sequence TTGGATGCTTTAACCTTATTGCTTACCCGTCAATCCTGTCCCCGTTTGGTTGACCCCGCGCCAAATGATACCGAGCTGAAAACCATACTCGATGCTGCTATCAGGGTTCCGGATCATGGCGCACTGAGCCCCTTCGAATTCATTATCGCCACCGGCGACGGTCTGGACCGACTGGGCAGCATTTTTGAGTCCGCGGCCAGGGAGCAGGGGGCTGACGACGCCTTTATTGCCAAAGCCGCTTCTATGCCAAAACGGGCGCCCATGGTCGTCACCATAGTGGCCAAGTGTCAGGAACATCCCAAGGTGCCTGTGCTGGAGCAACAGATTGCAGCTGGCTGTGCCGCGATGGCGATGCAACAGGCGGCGTTTGCCTTGGGTCTGGGCGGTATTTGGCGCACGGGCGATTTTGCCTTTGACCGAGCGGTACATCAGGCACTTGGCTTGACGGAAATGGACCAGATAGTCGGGTTTCTCTACCTGGGCACTCCCGCCGTTGATGCGCCGGTGAAACCTGGCAGAGACGGTATGCAGTACGCTCGTTATCTCTAG
- a CDS encoding oxygen-binding di-iron domain-containing protein: protein MKTQLLVETPTHKWLYFGRDPEKNDKIIDTNQYLVQSGNQSLLMDPGGIELFAPMLASLVRHIPLEQLTYLFASHQDPDIISSLGLWDQTLPKAKLYAPWLWEGFIRHFGMNNISYEPIKDKGGKLQVGEVELQFVPAHYLHASGNFHVYDPVAKVLMSGDVGAALEPAEADIFVDDFASHISKMEYFHRRWMPSNRAKSNWVARMRDLDIQYMCPQHGRIFKGPQVKAFLDWFDSLDVGIGLD, encoded by the coding sequence ATGAAGACACAATTACTGGTCGAGACCCCCACTCACAAATGGCTGTATTTCGGCAGAGACCCTGAGAAAAACGACAAAATCATCGACACCAACCAATATCTGGTTCAAAGCGGAAATCAGTCGTTGCTAATGGACCCCGGCGGAATTGAACTTTTTGCCCCCATGTTGGCCAGTCTGGTGCGCCATATCCCCCTCGAGCAGCTGACCTATCTTTTTGCCTCCCATCAGGATCCGGACATCATTTCATCCCTCGGTCTGTGGGATCAGACGCTGCCCAAGGCCAAGCTCTACGCCCCCTGGCTGTGGGAGGGGTTTATCCGTCACTTCGGGATGAACAACATCAGCTACGAGCCCATCAAGGATAAGGGGGGGAAATTACAGGTGGGTGAAGTGGAGCTGCAGTTTGTACCCGCCCATTACCTGCATGCGTCCGGCAATTTTCACGTGTATGACCCAGTGGCCAAGGTGCTGATGTCGGGGGACGTGGGCGCGGCGCTTGAGCCCGCAGAGGCTGACATTTTTGTGGATGACTTTGCCAGTCACATCAGCAAGATGGAGTACTTCCACCGTCGCTGGATGCCCTCCAATCGTGCCAAGAGTAACTGGGTGGCACGGATGCGGGATCTGGATATTCAGTACATGTGCCCACAACATGGACGCATCTTTAAAGGTCCGCAGGTGAAAGCCTTTTTGGATTGGTTTGACAGTCTGGATGTGGGTATCGGACTGGATTAA
- a CDS encoding GNAT family N-acetyltransferase gives MREFTLADAADILALLTTPDFIRNIGDRGVKDLETAHAYLRDGPLQSYRQHGYGLWRIGLAGDDRFIGTCGLILRDTLPAVDIGYALLPAYYGQGYAIEAARACLAKRLEFGLGQVVAIVAEDNLPSQRLLEKLGMKFTGRVPFGEPAVDVRLYNLLSD, from the coding sequence TTGCGCGAATTCACGCTGGCCGATGCCGCTGACATTCTTGCGCTGCTCACTACACCGGACTTTATCCGCAATATCGGTGACAGGGGCGTGAAGGACCTTGAGACTGCCCATGCTTATCTGAGAGATGGCCCTCTGCAGAGTTATCGTCAGCATGGCTATGGTTTATGGCGCATTGGGCTTGCCGGGGATGACCGCTTTATCGGTACCTGCGGTCTTATTCTGCGCGATACCCTGCCCGCAGTGGACATAGGTTACGCCCTGCTGCCAGCTTATTACGGACAGGGTTATGCCATCGAAGCCGCACGGGCTTGCTTGGCAAAACGGCTGGAATTTGGCTTGGGGCAGGTGGTCGCTATCGTGGCGGAAGATAACCTGCCGTCCCAGCGACTGTTGGAAAAATTGGGCATGAAATTCACGGGGCGTGTCCCCTTTGGCGAACCTGCCGTTGATGTACGGCTTTACAACCTTTTATCTGATTGA
- a CDS encoding 2OG-Fe(II) oxygenase yields MICEFSESVLDGIADALVDRGYICVDNLFEPEVVVRLRDKVFTKADETFKPASIGRGQEQHRNTDIRRDSIRWLEPQCAVDNQYLSLMESLKNGLNRRLFMGLFDYESHYALYRPGAFYKKHVDALKGSQNRILTTVFFMNPEWQPDHGGVLKLYEEDDSLIEELAPLMGRLVIFLSERFPHEVMPTTVDRASIAGWFRVAGSQHGF; encoded by the coding sequence ATGATTTGTGAGTTCAGTGAGTCTGTGCTCGATGGCATCGCAGATGCGCTTGTCGATCGCGGTTATATTTGTGTCGATAATTTATTCGAACCCGAGGTTGTTGTCAGATTAAGGGACAAGGTGTTTACCAAGGCCGACGAAACTTTTAAACCCGCCAGTATTGGCAGGGGCCAGGAGCAGCACCGCAACACCGACATTCGCCGCGACAGCATTCGTTGGCTTGAGCCCCAGTGCGCGGTGGACAATCAGTACTTATCACTGATGGAGTCGTTAAAAAATGGCCTGAACCGTCGCTTGTTTATGGGGCTGTTTGACTATGAAAGTCACTACGCGCTCTACCGTCCCGGTGCTTTCTATAAAAAGCACGTTGATGCCCTGAAAGGCAGTCAGAATCGTATTTTAACGACGGTGTTTTTTATGAATCCCGAGTGGCAGCCAGATCACGGCGGCGTGCTTAAACTCTACGAAGAAGACGATAGTTTGATTGAAGAACTGGCACCCTTGATGGGGCGGTTGGTTATTTTCCTGTCGGAGCGCTTTCCCCACGAAGTGATGCCCACGACAGTCGACAGAGCCAGCATTGCCGGCTGGTTCAGAGTTGCAGGCAGTCAGCACGGCTTTTAA
- a CDS encoding ATP synthase subunit B family protein, whose amino-acid sequence MKPSLTGILVTAALLAPGMSLAEISDKRAEEIAKELAALKAMKAELDAQSREFERRIASLESEVSDASPESAAILSAEAKRTEMATPERRPPPKPQVAPKPQSGVFEPGKGFVVARDEWGELDISAFTYARYLNQKGLDDTYTDSFGRTSNLDIRNDLQFQKITLNFKGWLFDPRFRYLLYAWTSNTSQGDPAQVVLGGNLGFQFDEAFNLYAGIGALPSTRSTNYTFPNWLKNDHRTIADEFFRGSYTSGIWANGKLAEGLEYRAMIGNNLSQLGVNAAQLDGEFNTLSGALWWMPTTGEYGPGQGMGDYEYHDEFATLFGVHFTHSREDAQGQPGTEGFENSQLRLSDGTLIFRTDPFMTGGDIRKATYQMAAVNGGFKYKGWSLEAEVYQRWLDDFVTTGPIPIDSVDDSGFQIQGSAMVIPGKLQAYAGYSQIFGDYGDPYDISVGVNYFPLGRRELRLNFQGLYLNDSPVGYSSVPFQVGANGWVFSSDLILAF is encoded by the coding sequence ATGAAACCATCTTTAACAGGCATTCTGGTGACCGCAGCGCTGCTCGCTCCCGGGATGTCATTGGCAGAAATCAGCGACAAGCGCGCCGAGGAGATTGCCAAAGAACTGGCCGCTCTTAAGGCCATGAAAGCAGAGCTTGATGCCCAAAGCAGGGAGTTTGAGCGGCGTATCGCATCACTTGAATCTGAAGTGAGCGACGCTTCGCCTGAATCAGCGGCCATACTCAGCGCCGAGGCCAAACGCACAGAGATGGCCACGCCGGAAAGACGGCCACCGCCAAAACCTCAGGTGGCCCCCAAACCGCAGAGCGGTGTTTTCGAGCCGGGTAAAGGCTTTGTCGTCGCCCGTGACGAGTGGGGAGAGCTGGATATCAGCGCCTTTACCTATGCCCGCTATCTCAACCAAAAGGGACTGGACGATACCTACACAGACAGTTTTGGCCGCACCAGTAATCTGGATATCCGTAACGATCTGCAGTTTCAGAAAATCACGCTGAACTTCAAGGGTTGGTTGTTTGATCCCAGATTCCGTTATCTGTTGTATGCCTGGACTTCCAACACCAGCCAGGGCGATCCGGCGCAGGTGGTGCTCGGCGGTAATTTGGGTTTCCAGTTTGATGAAGCATTTAATCTCTATGCCGGGATAGGTGCCTTGCCATCCACCCGCTCCACTAACTACACCTTCCCCAACTGGCTCAAGAATGACCATCGCACCATTGCCGATGAGTTCTTCCGTGGTTCTTACACTTCCGGGATTTGGGCCAATGGTAAACTGGCCGAAGGGCTTGAGTACCGCGCCATGATAGGGAACAACTTAAGCCAACTCGGGGTGAATGCAGCCCAGCTTGACGGTGAATTCAATACCCTTTCCGGCGCACTCTGGTGGATGCCCACCACTGGGGAATATGGCCCAGGTCAGGGTATGGGAGATTATGAATACCATGACGAATTTGCCACCCTCTTTGGGGTTCACTTCACCCACAGCCGTGAAGACGCCCAGGGCCAACCCGGGACTGAAGGCTTTGAGAACAGCCAGCTGAGATTGTCGGATGGAACCCTGATTTTCAGAACCGATCCCTTTATGACGGGTGGCGACATCCGTAAAGCCACCTATCAGATGGCGGCGGTGAACGGTGGCTTCAAGTACAAGGGATGGTCTCTGGAAGCCGAGGTCTATCAGCGCTGGCTGGACGATTTTGTCACCACCGGCCCTATTCCGATAGATTCGGTCGACGACTCAGGCTTCCAAATCCAGGGCAGCGCCATGGTTATCCCCGGTAAACTGCAGGCCTACGCTGGTTATTCGCAAATTTTTGGCGATTATGGTGACCCTTACGATATCAGCGTTGGGGTAAATTACTTCCCGCTGGGACGGCGTGAGCTGAGGTTAAACTTTCAGGGCCTTTACCTGAACGACTCACCCGTGGGTTACTCCAGCGTTCCTTTCCAGGTGGGTGCCAATGGCTGGGTGTTCTCGAGCGACCTGATATTGGCGTTTTAA
- a CDS encoding OprD family outer membrane porin: MATKSLWLVACMLTPAVTIPVTALAQQQVSDERDHEPNQQSDVNPIETPDTDRAAFWEDTSLILKPRTYYLDRDRDTKADSVGWALGGALEYKSGWLGDWLRVNATLYTSQKLYGPDDKDGTGLFKPGQESFTVLGEANLTVRFAENHGMRIGRQRFELPYLGSHDIRMVPNTFEGIAIGNTSKSGFGYMAGYVDKIKGKSDDDFISMSEAAGAEGSDEGTGFAGARYIAAGGTTVGAIYQRTFETFDTFFAKVEHPFEIVKGSTISANLQYTAQQSSGDELIGEFDTQMLAAKVELKHGPFSWRFGASTTDDDHGIIKPFGNPANYLSVIVDDFDRAGEDAYMLGFSLDLGRVGPGDMSLFTNIVHGDTPETGPAASADETEYDLTLDWRLKESWSDRIWLRMRAAYVDQDNDFAGADDFLDFRIIVNYDFNLL, from the coding sequence ATGGCCACGAAATCATTATGGCTCGTGGCCTGTATGCTGACCCCGGCGGTGACAATACCTGTCACGGCCCTGGCTCAGCAGCAGGTATCAGACGAGCGCGATCACGAACCGAATCAGCAAAGTGATGTTAACCCCATAGAAACCCCGGACACGGATAGGGCTGCTTTTTGGGAGGACACCAGCCTTATTCTCAAGCCCCGAACCTATTATCTCGACCGAGACAGGGACACCAAGGCAGACAGCGTTGGCTGGGCATTGGGGGGCGCATTGGAGTACAAATCAGGCTGGCTTGGTGACTGGCTCAGAGTCAATGCCACCCTGTACACCTCACAAAAGCTCTATGGGCCCGACGACAAAGACGGCACGGGTCTTTTCAAGCCGGGACAGGAGAGTTTTACCGTGCTCGGCGAAGCCAACCTGACAGTGCGTTTTGCAGAAAATCACGGTATGCGCATAGGCCGTCAGCGCTTCGAACTGCCCTATCTTGGCAGCCATGATATCCGCATGGTGCCCAACACCTTTGAGGGGATTGCCATCGGCAACACCTCCAAAAGTGGCTTTGGCTACATGGCAGGCTACGTGGACAAGATAAAGGGCAAAAGCGACGATGACTTTATCTCCATGTCAGAGGCCGCCGGCGCTGAAGGCAGCGATGAGGGCACAGGTTTCGCCGGTGCCAGATACATAGCAGCTGGCGGCACCACTGTGGGCGCCATATATCAGCGCACCTTTGAGACCTTTGATACCTTTTTTGCCAAGGTTGAACACCCATTCGAAATTGTCAAAGGCAGCACCATCAGTGCCAACCTGCAGTACACAGCCCAGCAAAGCAGTGGTGATGAACTGATTGGCGAATTCGACACCCAAATGCTGGCAGCCAAGGTTGAACTGAAACACGGCCCATTCAGCTGGCGCTTCGGTGCCAGCACCACGGACGACGACCACGGCATCATCAAGCCCTTTGGCAACCCGGCCAACTACCTGTCAGTGATTGTGGATGACTTCGACCGCGCCGGTGAAGATGCCTATATGTTGGGCTTTTCGCTGGACTTGGGCCGGGTGGGCCCGGGGGACATGAGCCTTTTCACCAATATCGTCCACGGCGATACCCCTGAGACGGGCCCGGCCGCCAGTGCCGATGAAACCGAATACGACCTGACACTGGACTGGCGACTCAAAGAGAGTTGGAGTGACCGCATTTGGCTGAGAATGCGTGCAGCCTATGTGGATCAGGACAACGACTTTGCCGGCGCAGACGATTTCCTCGATTTCAGAATCATCGTTAATTACGACTTCAATCTATTGTGA
- a CDS encoding amidohydrolase family protein, giving the protein MNAPRITRVAQALSPLFVTLPTLALLSACATSAPKPESTASGEQTMVASTRTLASFKLPPEEQACYDREKEPYTAVVDAHFHPRPFGGAAIPPQELFGLFDKTSVRFVNYFGIGQVLDLKSGCTYYLDCQGVPASPSIKNDFVNGMEVVAYPHDNLHITLSMTFMDLAHPENIVQIIELYDKEYPGMFSWSGELNVMKQALVGNLHEPATFESIDGWAPFMAVLRERNIPVTLHSDLGKDEDPTKYLPLMEYLLDKYPDNKIVWAHMGLSKELTTIPPNLHVSIMKDLLDKYPNLMLDISWDVLYNAYHQWGPIFIDFFNAYPTRILPGSDFVAANTKARDQYAKELDVTGRAHKFMDDNAFRHIALGENYFRLMNLDYHAPQVCKKTGN; this is encoded by the coding sequence ATGAACGCACCTCGCATCACCCGTGTAGCCCAAGCACTCAGTCCACTTTTTGTCACCTTGCCCACCCTGGCATTGCTGTCTGCCTGCGCCACGTCGGCGCCCAAGCCTGAAAGCACAGCGTCTGGGGAACAGACCATGGTCGCGAGCACCCGCACCCTGGCGTCTTTCAAGCTGCCTCCTGAGGAACAGGCTTGTTACGATCGCGAGAAAGAGCCCTACACCGCGGTGGTGGATGCCCACTTTCACCCAAGGCCCTTTGGCGGCGCGGCCATTCCTCCCCAGGAGCTGTTCGGTCTTTTTGATAAAACCAGCGTGCGTTTCGTGAACTATTTCGGTATTGGCCAGGTGCTTGATCTCAAGTCGGGCTGTACCTACTACCTGGACTGTCAGGGCGTACCCGCCTCGCCCAGTATCAAGAATGACTTTGTGAACGGCATGGAAGTGGTGGCGTATCCCCACGACAACCTGCATATCACGCTATCGATGACCTTTATGGACTTGGCCCATCCCGAGAATATTGTCCAAATCATCGAGCTGTATGACAAAGAATACCCCGGCATGTTCAGCTGGAGCGGTGAGCTTAACGTGATGAAGCAGGCCCTGGTCGGCAACCTGCATGAACCGGCCACCTTCGAGAGCATCGATGGCTGGGCACCTTTTATGGCCGTACTGCGTGAACGCAATATTCCGGTTACCCTGCACTCAGACCTGGGTAAAGATGAAGACCCCACCAAATATCTGCCGTTGATGGAATATCTGCTGGATAAGTATCCCGACAATAAAATTGTCTGGGCCCATATGGGACTGTCGAAAGAGCTCACCACCATACCGCCCAACCTGCACGTGTCCATCATGAAGGATTTGCTGGATAAGTATCCCAACCTGATGCTGGATATTTCCTGGGACGTGCTCTACAACGCCTATCACCAGTGGGGGCCGATTTTTATCGACTTCTTCAACGCCTACCCCACCCGCATCTTGCCGGGATCTGACTTTGTGGCGGCCAACACCAAGGCCAGAGATCAATACGCCAAGGAGCTTGATGTCACCGGCAGAGCCCATAAGTTCATGGATGACAACGCGTTTCGCCATATCGCCCTGGGGGAAAACTACTTCCGGTTAATGAACCTCGATTACCACGCCCCTCAAGTCTGTAAGAAGACCGGCAACTAA
- a CDS encoding GNAT family N-acetyltransferase — MYQGTPMLNVTAPQLSGELVVLEPLSLNHVPALQLAAADGKLWELWFTSVPDPDGVKAYVEKALAQQAQGSAIPFAVRARHSGEVVGCTRICNRVLEHRRAEIGYTWYGKSVQRSGINTETKLLLLDYCFSELDCIAVEFRTHWHNQASREAIARLGARQDGVLRNHQILKDGTLRDTVVFSLLDSEWPAARKHLRFRLARHASEL, encoded by the coding sequence ATGTACCAAGGAACCCCAATGTTGAATGTCACTGCGCCGCAGCTATCCGGCGAGCTTGTCGTCCTGGAACCCCTCAGCCTAAATCATGTCCCGGCACTGCAATTGGCGGCCGCCGACGGCAAGCTGTGGGAGCTGTGGTTTACCAGTGTGCCTGACCCTGATGGTGTAAAGGCGTACGTCGAGAAAGCGCTGGCGCAGCAAGCGCAGGGCAGTGCGATTCCCTTTGCCGTCAGGGCGCGTCATAGTGGCGAAGTGGTGGGCTGTACCCGTATTTGTAACCGGGTATTGGAGCACAGACGGGCGGAAATTGGTTACACCTGGTATGGCAAGAGTGTGCAGCGCAGTGGCATCAACACAGAGACCAAGTTGCTGCTGCTCGATTACTGCTTTAGCGAACTCGATTGCATCGCCGTTGAGTTTCGAACTCACTGGCATAATCAGGCCTCCCGAGAGGCCATCGCCCGTTTGGGTGCGAGACAGGACGGTGTGCTGAGAAATCACCAAATCCTCAAAGACGGCACCTTGAGAGACACAGTGGTGTTTTCGCTGTTGGATTCAGAGTGGCCAGCAGCGCGCAAGCACTTGCGGTTTCGCCTGGCACGGCACGCCAGCGAGTTATAA
- a CDS encoding ABC transporter ATP-binding protein produces MISLQALTKSFRMGDAEVQALRGVDIHIRQNEFVAIMGPSGSGKSTLMNIIGCLDRPTSGNYLLNGSAVGGLSDDALSAVRNREIGFVFQSFHLLPRLSALDNVLLPLRFSETPRGDRQHAIELLERVGLGQRLDHRPNQLSGGQRQRVAIARALVNRPTLLLADEPTGALDSKTSVEIMALFDELHLSGQTIVLVTHEEEVAECAGRIIRMRDGVVQQDKQKPREVSNG; encoded by the coding sequence ATGATATCGCTACAGGCATTGACCAAGTCCTTCAGGATGGGGGACGCCGAAGTTCAGGCTCTCCGGGGCGTTGACATTCATATCCGACAAAACGAATTCGTTGCCATTATGGGGCCCTCAGGCTCCGGTAAGTCCACACTCATGAACATCATCGGCTGTCTCGACAGGCCTACGTCAGGCAATTATCTGCTTAATGGCAGTGCCGTGGGTGGCTTGTCGGACGATGCCCTGTCGGCGGTGCGAAATCGTGAAATTGGCTTTGTTTTTCAAAGCTTTCATCTGCTTCCTCGGTTATCTGCGCTGGACAATGTACTGTTGCCACTGCGATTTTCTGAAACACCCCGGGGGGACAGGCAACACGCCATCGAACTTCTTGAGCGGGTGGGTTTGGGGCAACGGCTCGACCATCGCCCCAATCAGCTTTCTGGCGGTCAGCGTCAGCGGGTGGCCATTGCTCGGGCGCTGGTCAACCGCCCCACCTTGCTGTTGGCCGATGAACCCACGGGGGCGCTGGACTCCAAGACCTCGGTGGAAATCATGGCCCTGTTTGATGAGCTGCATCTAAGCGGCCAAACCATAGTGCTGGTGACCCACGAAGAAGAAGTGGCCGAGTGCGCCGGGCGAATTATCCGCATGCGCGATGGTGTGGTGCAACAGGACAAGCAAAAGCCCAGGGAGGTGAGCAATGGTTAA
- a CDS encoding HlyD family secretion protein has translation MVNPKPLIIALALLPFFSPAAKSQALCGSGEQSLLLTGSISSAKSQPFAVPKAGDSWRHQIQWLFPEGKLARVGDTIVIFDKSQIANQIEQLEASLLRVKAQEQSQGIDLESALLSARFEVRRATLAVEKARLDASVPAEYIAAKEYADNQFKLLQANTELEKANQALKEAIEKRKSSLEQLAIEKRKAEVELSAALAALDALELKAEIAGPVIIGRDWNEKKYQAGDTVQFGRQIASIPALDGLEASAWANEVDVDKIRLGQAVCLSLDAKPGLQVQGKVANIGRQAVTKSAWGQSKWFRVEVALSDTAGLELSPGMSVMVEVHP, from the coding sequence ATGGTTAACCCAAAACCGCTCATTATTGCCTTGGCGCTATTACCTTTTTTCAGCCCTGCCGCCAAGTCACAGGCCCTGTGTGGCAGCGGTGAGCAAAGCTTGCTGCTCACCGGCAGCATCAGTTCAGCCAAGTCGCAACCCTTTGCTGTGCCCAAGGCCGGTGACTCCTGGCGTCATCAAATTCAGTGGCTGTTTCCCGAAGGCAAATTGGCCAGGGTCGGTGACACCATAGTCATTTTCGACAAGAGCCAGATTGCCAACCAGATAGAGCAGCTGGAAGCCAGTTTACTCAGAGTAAAAGCCCAGGAACAAAGCCAGGGCATAGATCTGGAATCGGCCTTGCTCTCTGCCCGGTTTGAGGTGCGCCGCGCCACCCTGGCGGTGGAAAAAGCCCGTCTCGATGCATCTGTACCGGCCGAATACATAGCCGCAAAAGAATACGCTGACAACCAGTTCAAATTACTCCAGGCGAATACCGAGCTTGAAAAGGCCAATCAGGCGCTGAAAGAAGCCATCGAGAAGCGCAAGTCGAGCCTTGAGCAATTGGCGATAGAAAAACGTAAGGCAGAAGTCGAACTGAGCGCCGCGCTCGCGGCACTGGATGCACTGGAATTAAAAGCTGAAATTGCCGGGCCCGTGATCATTGGCCGCGACTGGAACGAAAAGAAATACCAGGCCGGTGATACGGTGCAATTTGGTCGCCAGATTGCCAGTATTCCTGCGCTGGATGGTCTAGAGGCCTCCGCATGGGCCAATGAAGTCGACGTGGATAAAATTCGCCTGGGTCAGGCGGTATGTCTGTCGCTGGATGCCAAGCCAGGCCTCCAGGTTCAGGGCAAGGTGGCCAATATAGGACGTCAGGCGGTGACCAAGAGCGCCTGGGGGCAGAGCAAATGGTTCAGAGTCGAGGTGGCCTTGAGTGATACAGCGGGGCTTGAACTGTCGCCTGGAATGAGCGTGATGGTGGAGGTACACCCATGA